The Archangium primigenium genomic interval AGGGCCGGCTGCGCCTGAGCGAGGCCGCTCCTCCGGCCGTGGTGCCCGAGGAGCAGCCCCGCCGCGCGGCGTGATGCGGGGGATGAGGGCCCCGCGGGCCGTTCAGGGCGTCGGCGGTGTGCCGGCGTCCGGCGCCGGGGCCGGCTCTCCGCGCAGCAGTCGCTGCTCCTTCCACACCGGCTCGGGGCCCTGGGTCGCCGGCTGGCAGTCCTCGTCGAGCGCCGTGGACGTCACCGCGCGCAGGGTGAGCCCCTGGGCATCGCAGCGCACCGCCTGGGTGGGGAAGTGGACCGGGCAGGGCGCGCCGCCGGGCGTGAAGGCGGTGGCCTGGGTATCGCCCACGAAGCCCTCGGCTGTCCGGTGCAGGACAATGCTCACCGTGGTGCCCGCGTCGGGGACGGGCTCGGCGGGCTCGCGCACCCGGGTCACCGCCAGACTCAGCGTGCCGCCGTCATCCTCGCCGAGGTAGCGAAACGCGCCGTTGTCCGCGTGGTGGTAGGTGCCCGCCTGGTTCTGCTCGCACCCCGGGGGAAGGGGAAGCGGGGGCACCGTGACGGGCGGTGCGGGGGGCCGGGCCGCGCAGCCGGCGAGGGCGGAGGCGAGTCCGCCGAGGACAATCCAGGAACGGTTGGGTGACATGCGGCCGCGATCTTCCCTTAGTTTGATTCCCCGCGTTCGACTCTCTAACCTTGGGGGCGCCATGCTCTTGCGCCGCGTTCTATTGTTCGCATTGGTCCTCTGCTCCGCCGCGCCCTCGTTCGCCCAGGACGATGATCTGCTCGCGCCACTGACGCCGCAGTCCTCGCCCAAGAGCAAGAGCAAGCCGGCCAAGACGCGCAAGCCCCCGGCGGCCAAGGGCAAGAAGCCCACCAAGGTGGCCGAGCCCGCCGAGGACACCGATCTGCTCGCGCCGCTCGTGAAGAAGACCGAGCTGCTCGTGAAGTTCAGCGGGGCGCTCCGGGGCACCCGGCTGTTCGTGGACGACAAGGAAGTGGGCCCGGTGAGCCGCACGCCCGTGGAGGTGGAGGCCGGCGAGCACACCATCGTGGTGCGCAAGATGGGCTACCGGGACTACTCCCGGCGCCTCACCTTCAAGGAGGGCGAGGTCACCGAGCTGAACGTGGCCCTGGAGGCCACGGCGGCCTTCGTGTCCGTGAAGGCGGACGCCGACGACGTGCGCGTGTCCATCAACGGCGAGGACAAGGGCGTCGCGCCGCTCGACAGCGTCATGGTGCCCGCGGGCGCCCTGGAGATCGCCGCCCGGCGCGAGGGCTTCCGCACCGAGACGCAGCGCATCGCCGTGCGCGCCGGCAAGGACTACACCATCGACTTCAAGATGCGGCCGGAGGCGCTGGCGGCGACGGATCAGCCCCGCGCCCCCAACCTCACGCCCGCCGTGCCCGCGCCCTCGCCGCTCCAGCCGCTGCCTCCCGAGGTGGCCACCAGCAAGCCCCTCACCTCGCGCTGGTACTTCTGGGCGGGCGTGGGCGCGGTGGTCGCGGGCGCCGCGGTGGGCGCCGTGATGGTGGCCAACTCCGGGCCGCCCACGCCGGACGCGGTCTGCAGCGGCCCGTGTGATGCCGTCATCAACGCGGGCCGTCCGGCCCCGGTCGGCGTGAGCTTCTGAGCCGCCCCTAGCGCAGGGCGCCGAAGCGCTCCGGGTGGGCGGTGATGTAGACCACCGCGACCGCCACCGCGAGCAGCAGCGGCGCGGCGCGCGCGAAGACGCGGGGGCCCGAGCGCAGGGCGATGCCCACCGGCAGCCCGAAGAGGAAGCCGCCCAGGTGCCCCGCCCAGCTCACGCCGGGAATCAGGCTGAGCGCGGCCACCTGCACCAGCCAGAAGATGATGCCCCGGCGGAACTCGCGCGTGGCCGTCACCAGCATGGCCCCGCCATAGCCGAGGATCATCCCCGAGGCGCCCACCGTGGCCACGTTGAAATTGAAGAGCAGGGCGAAGGCGGACGAGCCCAGCGCGGCGATGATCGACAGCAGCAGGAAGCGCCCGCTGCCGATCGCCCGCTCGAAGGGCCCGCCCAGGGAGTAGGCCACCCACATGTTGAAGCCCAGGTGCAGCAGGCCGCCGTGGGCGAAGATGAAGCCGAGCGTGCGCCAGTACTGGCCCGCGTCGACGAGGGGCCCGTAGAGCGCGAGCTGCTGGAAGACGGGGCCCATGCGGCCATTGACGGTGCCGCCCCCGCTCAAGAGGGTGTCCAGGACGAAGAGCGCCACCGCGCCGCCGATGACGGCCATGCACACGGGCGGCGGCCGGGGCAGCCGCGCCGCGGGCGGGTCCTCGGGGGGAAGGGGGGCCTCGTTCCGCTCGGGCTCGGGCGGCAGTTCCAGGGGGCCAGGGGGGCGGGAGGGAGGGGTCATCCAGTGTCCGGAAGGAGGGTGGGACATGGTAGTGCCGCCCCGGGCCCGGTGCTCGCTGGATTAACATGCCCGGCATGCCCGCCCATCCACGCCCCTGGCCCCTCGTGGCCCTGCTGCTCGTGCCGGGATTCGCCTCGGCCGGGGACCTCGTGCCTCCCGAGGTTCAGTTCTCCCTGCAACACCTCAAGCCGGAGGAGAAGGCGCGGGCGGCCCAGGCGCTCGGCCCGCTGGAGGCGCTGTCCAACTACCAGGTGCAGCTGGAGGTGGACGCCCCGGGGCGCTCGGTGAAGGGCCACCTGCGCGTGGAGTCGCGCGTGAAGGAGCGGGCGCTGGAGGCGGTGTACCTGCGCGTCACGCCCAACGCCTTCGATCCGCGGATGACGCTCGATGGGGCGAAGGTGAACGGCCAGTCCGTGACGCTCGAGCGGCCCGAGCACGGGCTCTACCGCTTGGCGCTGCCCGCGCCCGTGGCCCCGGGAGGCGCGCTGGTGGTGGAGGTGGACCTGGAGGGCAAGGTGCCGCGCGCGCAGCCCGGCACGGCCTCGCTGTTGGGCGCGCTCGGCGCCTCGGCGGGGGGAAGCTCCGGGGGCGACTACGGGGCCTTCTCCGCCACGGAGGACTTCCTGAGCCTGGTGGGCGTGGTGCCGCTGATGCCTCCGCTGGACGCCGCGGGCGCGCCCTGGGCGGGCCCCACGGGCGTGGGGGACCTGGCGCTGTACGAGCCGGCCAACGTGCTCGCCAGCGTGGTGGTACCCGCGGGCTGGAAGGTGCACGCCACGGGGGTGGCGATGGGCGAGGTGCCCCAGAAGGACGGCCGGGTGCGCTTCAGCTTCGCGGCGGGCGCGGTGCGCGACTTCCCGGTGTTCGCCTCGAAGGGCTACTCGAGCGCCACCACGACGGTGAATGGCGTGAGCGTGGAGAGCCACTTCGCCTCCCAGGACGCGGTGGCGGGCAAGCGCGTGCTCAAGTACGCGGGGGACGCGCTCGGCGAGTTCGAGCGGCGGCTGGGCCCCTTGCCCTTCAAGACGTTCCGGGTGGTGGAGGCGCCGCTGTCCGGTGGCGCGGGCGGCATGGAGTTCCCCGGGCTCGTGACCGTGGGCACCTCGCTCTACCGGAGCGTGGCCAACCCGGAGCGCGTGCTCGCGGACGTGCCGGGCATGGAGCAGATGAAGGGCCTCTTGGGGGCCCTGGGCTCAGACGCGGCGCCGCTCGCCCAACTGGGCAAGATGCTCGAGCGCACGCTGGAGTTCACGGTGGCCCACGAGGTGGCGCACCAGTACTTCGCGGGGCTGGTGGGCTCGGACCCCATCGCCTCGCCCGTGGTGGACGAGTCCCTGGCCCAGTACGCGGCGCTGCTCTACATGGAGTGGAAGTACGGCAAGGCCGTGGCGGAGCAGTTGCGGCAGGAGTCGCTCGTGGGCGCCTACCACATGATGCGCATGTCGGGCGGCAAGGACGCGCCGGCGGATCGGCCCACGTCCGACTTCCACGACTCCCTGGAGTACGGCGCGCTCGTGTACGGCAAGGCGCCCTTGCTGCACCACGCCTCGCGCAAGCTCATCGGGGACGAGGCCTTCTTCAAGGGCCTGCGCGCGTACGTGGACACGTACCGCTTCAAGTGGGCGTGTGGGGACTGCTTCACCCGGGAGCTGGCCAAGGCGAGCCCCGCCCATGCCCGCCAGCTCGAGCGCCTGCGGGTGCGCTGGTGGCGCGAGGCGCACGGCGACGAGGACCTGGGTCAGCCCAACCTGGGCGCGCTGCTGGGCGGCGCGGGCCTGGGCGGCCAGGTGGACGCCGAGACGATGAAGCTCATGAAGGAGCTGTTGCCGGGCCTGCTGGACATGGGCCAGGAGTAGGGCGCCCAGGCGCGTTCAGTCGAACAGCGCCTGGACGAACTCCTTGGGGTTGAAGCGGCGCAGGTCGGCGATCTTCTCGCCGACGCCCACCCACACCACGGGCAGCTTGAGCTCGTCGCAGATGCCGATGATGACGCCGCCCTTGGCGGTGCCGTCCAGCTTGGTGAGCGCGAGCGCGGTGACGCCCACGGCGTCGTGGAACTGGCGCGCCTGCTGGATGGCGTTCTGCCCGTTGGTGGAGTCGAGCACCAGCAGCACCTCGTGGGGCGCGCCGGGCATGGCCTTGTCGATGGTGCGCTTCACCTTCTTGAGCTCGTCCATCAGGCTCACCTTGGTGTGCAGCCGGCCCGCGGTGTCCGCGATGACGACGTCGGCGCCCTCGGCCTGGGCCTTCTTCACCGCGTCGAAGATGACCGAGCCCGGGTCTCCGCCCTCGGCGCCCTTGACGAGCTGGGCCCCGGCGCGCTCGGCCCACACGTCGAGCTGCTCGGTGGCGGCGGCGCGGAACGTGTCGCCCGCGGCGAGCACCACCTTCTTGCCCTGGCCGGTGAGCTGGGCGGACAGCTTGCCGATCGTCGTCGTCTTGCCCGCGCCGTTGACGCCCACCACCATCACCACGTGCGGGGGCCCGCCGCCCTCCAGCGTGCGCGGCACGGGCAGGTCCACGATGCGCGTCACCTCGTCGCGGATGAGCGCCTTGATGCGGCTCGCGTCCCCCAGCTCGTTGCGCTTGAGCTTGTCGCGCGCCACCTCCACGAGGTTGGACGCGGTGCGCACGCCGATGTCCGCGGTGAAGAGGATCTCCTCCATCTCCGCGAGCACCGACTCGTCCACCTGGCGGTTGGAGCCGAACAGCCCGTTGAGCCGCGCCATGAAGCCCTGGCTGCGCGTCTTGTCCAGGCCCTGGGCGAGCGTGCGGCCCGCCTCGGCCTGCACCTTGGCGCGCGCGGCGGCCTCCTCGGCCAGCCGCGCCTCTTCCACGGCCGCCGCGGCGCGCGCCTGCTCCTCGCGCACGAGCCGCTCGGACTCCTCGCGCTCGCGCTTGCGCCGCTCGCGCGTCTCGTCCTCGAGCGCCTTGCGCGCGCGGTACTCGACGCGCTTCTCCTCTTCCTCGCGCGCCTTGAGCTCGCGCACCTGGGCCTCCAGGCGGGCGCGCTCGGCGCTGTCCGTCGTGGCCCTCGCCGCGCGCGCGGCCTCCTCGCGCTGACGGCCGAGCGCCTCGGCGCGCGCGTGGATCTCCTCGGCCTCGCGCTGCCGGGCGAGCTCCGCCTCGCTGGGCGGCAGCTGCACGCGCAGCTCCGGGCGCGCCTCGGGCAGGGCGGGCGTGTCCTCGGGCGCGGGCTTCTGGCCGGGCAGCTCGGGGCGCCGCTTGAAGAAGAGCTTGCGCGCGGCGGCCACCATGAGCGCCACGAGCAGCACGGCGACGCCAATGCCCACCACGTCGCCCACGGGGCCGCCTCCGGGGGGCGGCGTGCCCGTCTGCGGCACCCCCGGCTGGGTGACGGGCGGAGCCGGCGGCTCGGAAGAGGGCGCCTGCGCGAGGAGGAAGGGGAGGGCGGTGGGCGTCTGCATGGCGCGCACCGCATATCGCAAGAGGCTCCCTCTGGCCTACCTCTCTTCGCCGCGAGGCGCCCTCGGGTGAACAGCCACGCGCGGGTGGATGCCGCGCGGGGAAGCCGGTAGAACCGGGGCCGTCATGCCCCGTCCCGCCTCCCTCGCCCTCCTGTTGTGCGTGTCCTCGCTCACCCCGGCCTGCATCGTGGAGGCACCCGGCGGCGCCAGCCCCAGCGAGCGGCGGCAGGCGGTGGTGGCCGAGGTGCCTCCCCTGAGCGTCAAGGGCGGCGCCAACTTCGAGGACGCGGTGGAGCTCGTGGGCGCGAGCGTGCAACCGGGGCGCATCACGCCGGGCGACGTGGCGCGCGTGACGGTCTACTTCAAGGTGCTCAAGCCCCTGGAGGAGGACTACACCATCTTCGTGCACGTGGAGGACGCGGAGCGGGCGGACCGCAACAACGTGGACCACAAGCCGGCCGGCGGCCTCTACCCCACGACCCAGTGGAAGCCCGGCGAGACCGTGAAGGACGAGTTCTCCATCACCATCGCCGGCACGTCCGCCGCGCGCACCATCAACCTGTGGATGGGCTTCTGGGATCCCAAGACGGACGGGCGGCTGCGGCTCAAGAACCCGGACGCCGTGCGCAACGACGGGCAGAACCGCATCCTGCTCATGCAGATCCCCGTGGCGCGCTGAGCCGCGCCAGGCGGGGGAGGCCCAGGGAAAAAAACCGGAGTGGCCCTGTAAGCCGAGTCTTGTCCCCACCCCTTTCGGAGTGGGCGGTGAACATTCATCTAGGGCCCTGGTTGCCCAGGGGCCTCATCAGCGAGCAACCCGAGCGCATGGGGCGGGCAACCCGTGTCCCCCGAGAGGGACGCGCTCCTATTGGCTCTTGCTCCAGGTGGGGTTTTCCGTGCCGTCCGAGTCACCCCGGACGCGGTGCGCTCTTACCGCACCGTTTCACCCTTACCGGCCCCTCGCGGAACCGGCGGTTTGTTTTCTGTGGCACTGTCCTGCGAGTCGCCTCGACTGGCCGTTAGCCAGCACCCTGCCCTGTGGAGCTCGGACTTTCCTCCCGTCACCCCGTCCCGCGGTGACCAGCGTTCACCCGGACCACTCCGGCAGGGGCCTCATACCACGAGGCGCGGCGCGCTTCATCCCCCGGCGGGAAAACTACTTCTCGGACGCGGGGGTCTCGAGCGCCTCGACGGCGTAGATGATGCGGTTGCAGGACGGGCACACGTCGGTGCCGAGCGACACGCGCAGGTTGTTGTAGAGCTGCGGCGGCACGTTCATCCGGCAGCCCAGGCACGTGCCGCCGAACACCACGCCCACCATCGCCGGCAACTTCTTCTTGCGGATGGTCTCGTAGCGGCGCAGCAGGGTGGCGTCCACGCTCGAGGACACCGAGGCGCGCTTGGTCTCGAGCTCCTTGACCTGACCCTCGGCCTGGCTCTGCTTGGAGCGCAGGTCCGTCATGCGTCCGGACAGGTCCTCCTGGCGCTTGGCGAACTCGGCCTCCTTGCCCTTGATGGCCTCGCGCGCCGCGCCGAGCGTCTTGCTCAGCTCGACGAGCTCGTCGGCCATGGTCTGGTTGGCCTTCTTCGCGATGTCGATTTCCCGGGCGAGCGCGGAGTACTCGCGGGTGGAGCGCTGCTCGGCGAGCCGCGCCTCCCACTTCTTCACCTTGTCCTTCTCGTCGGTGATGTTCTGCTCGAGCGTGCTCTTCTGCCGCTCGATGTCCGCCACGCGGCTGCGCTCCGCCTCGAGGGCACTGCGCGCGGAGCCCAACTCGCGCTCCAGCTCCGCCAGCTGCCGGGGGTGCACGTCCGCGGCCTTCTGGAGCGAGGCGACCTCGAGGTCCACCTTCTGCAGCTCCACCAGTGCCTTCAGTTTCTCCCGCAAAATCGTCTGCCTCCATGGGCCCGACCCCGGGGCCCGCGCCCTTCTACCAACAAGGGTTTAAAGGGTCCAACCCACAAATCAGCCCACGCTCATCCTCAAGCCCACAGCCTCGCCTGTCCCCCGCTCAGCGTCCACCCGGGCGAGCCCTCGATTCCCCGCCTGGAAACCGGCGCATGGCGAAAAGTTTCCGTCCGGGCGGAAAGCTGCTACATCCCTGAACATGTCAGCCGGGGGACGAGCCATGCCACCCAAGAAGCCCATCGCGCCCAGGCGCGCGCCACGCCCCACGCGTTCCGTGAAGGCCCCCCTGCGTCGTCCCGTGGGGGTCCAGACGCTGGGTCCGGTGCGCTACGCCCAGGTGCGCCACGCCATCCATCAACTCGCCCTGGCCGAGCCAGAGCGGGCCTAAGCCCCCAAAAAAACGGGGGGCCCGCACCCAGCGTGGGTGACGGACCCCCCTGGAATGGGGAACGAGGCGCGAGCCGGGCTCAGATCTCGTCTTCGTCGTCCGAGGCCGCCTCGGCGTCCTCGTCCTCGAATTCGCCGCCCTCCTCGTCCTCGCTGGCCTCCGGCTCCTCCGGCTCCGGCGTGGGCTCGATGACCTTGGAGCTGGCCAGGCGTCCCCGACGGCTCTCGGGTTGCGGCTTGAGCGCGGGGCTCTCGCGCTGGTTCGCGCCGCACTTCGGGCACAGGGGGTCCGGCTTCTTCATGTCGTAGAACTTCGTGCTGCATTTGAAGCAGACGAACTTGGTGCCGAGATCGCTGGCGGGCATGCGCCACCTTCTATGTCAAGAGGGTAGGGGACGGCGGCTCTTAGTTGGGCTGGCAGGCGGAGTCAACCCAGTGGTTTGCACTCTAGCGCCTTGGGGTTAGCATTCCGCACGCTCGCCCAGGGTGTGCGTGCGTGGGACAGCCCTCTTGAACTTCTCCTGCAATAAGTGTCAGCGGCGGTACTCCATCGCGGACGACAAGGTCCGCGGCAAGACCGTCAAGGTGCGTTGTAAGAACTGCCAGAACGTCATCTCGGTGGAGGGGCCTCCCGCCGAGATGGAGGAGAGCACGCGCGTCGTGTCTCTGGCGGACGTGGAGCGGCTGCGTGAGCAGGACCGCTCGCTCGCCGAGGAAGAGGCGGCCGTCCAGTCCGCCCAGGTCGGCGGCTGGGAGGACGAGCCCACGCGCGCCATGCCCGCGGCGGAGGTCGCGGCCGCCTGGTTCGTGATGATCAAGAGCAAGCAGGAGGGCCCGCTCGACGAGCCCGCCCTGCGTGCCCTCGTGGTCGAGGGCACCATCTCCGCCCGGAGCTACTTCTGGCAGCAGGGCATGGCGGACTGGAAGCGGGGCCAGGACGTGCCCGCGCTCGAGTTCCTCTTCGTGGCCGAGGAGCCCGTCGCGGCGCCCGTGGCCGCGCCGCCCCCCATGATGGTCGCGCCGGAGCCCGAGCCGGAGCCCGCGCCCGCCGCGCGCTCCTCCACCTCCTGGCAGCCCGAGCCCGCGCCGCCCTCCCAGACGACCTGGAGCACCGAGCCGGAGCCCGAGCCCGCTGCCCGCGGTGCGTCCGCCTCCACGCCGTGGGAGTCCGAGCCGGAGCCCGCGCCCGCCGCGTCCGCCGAGAGCAACGCGCCCTCGGCGCAGCTCGGCGAGCTGTTCTCCGACCTGGACCTGCCGCAGTCCAACCCCGACGAGGACGGGGGCGAGCGGCCCCTGGTGGACCCCGGCGCGGATGACGAGCGCACGCCGCTGCCCGAGCCGGTGGCCGCCAAGGCGGGCCGCTCCGCGAACAAGCCGGTCGCCGCGCGGCGCTCGCCCGCGCTGAAGATCGCCCTGGTGCTCGTGCTGTTGGTGCTCCTGCCGGTGGTGCTGGTGGTGGCCCTCACCGAGACGCAGGTCATCCCCCTGCGCGTCACGCGCGTGGATGCCCAGGGCCGCGCGACGCAGGAGTCCGTGTCCCTCTTCTCGCCCGAGGGACCCGGCGCGCTGCGCGACCTGGTGACGGGCGGAGGCGCGCCGCCGCCCGCCGCGCCCCGGCCCGCCGCGCCGCCGAAGTCCGCCACGCCCGCGCCCGAGCCCACGGCGCCCACCGACGCGGCGCCGGGTGAGGCCCCGACGGGAGAGACCGCCGCCGCGCCCGGCGCGGCCGGGACCGAGGCGGTCGAGGACGACGAGCTCGCCGCGCTGGGGACCTCGGACGCGGCCCCCGCGGGTGAGTCCGCCACGGGGGGGGAGGCCGCCGCCCCCTCGGGGCCGGTGAAGGGTCCGCCCCAGGCCGATGTGGCGCGCGTGGTGGATGCCTCGCGCCCCAGCTTCAAGCCGTGCATCGACCAGGCGCTGCGCAAGAACCCCAAGCTGAAGAACGGCAAGCTCTTGCTCATCACCACGGTGGCCAGCTCGGGCGAGGTCAAGCAGGTGGCCTTCGACCGCCCGGACATCGGCGCCTCGCCCTCGGGCGAGTGCTTCAACGAGCGCGCGCGCGAGCTGGTGTTCCCCGCGTTCTCCGGTGAGGACGTCGAGGTGGAGATCCCGCTCGTCCTCAAGTCCCGCTAGTCGCGGGCGCTCACAGGTCGAAGTCGCCGGGAGGAGCCGCCTTCTTCGCGAGGGCCTTCTCCCGCGCCCGCCGCACCTCCTCGCGCAGCTGCTCGGTGGCGGCCGCGTCCACCCGCATCGTCTCCAGGTCCACCACGTCGCCCTCGCGCGCCTCGGGGGGCAGCGCGGCGCGAGGCCTCACGACCTCGCGCCCCTCGACGACGAGCACCGCCAGCGCCTCCTCGAAGCGATCCACGGTGGCCCGGCCCTTGAGCGGCGGGGTCTCAGATGCAGTCGTGGGCGTTGAAGCGTTTGCCTTCGGCTTCGGCGCGCGATTTGAAGACGAGCTTGTTCTGGTTCTTGATTTGTTTGGCGGCATAGCAGCTGGGCCTGTGGAAGAGACGCTTGGGGCTGTTCTTGCTGGCGACGAAGGCGCCGCCCTTTTCCTGCGCGGCGGGGGTCGGGCGCTCGGCGCGGGGGGACTTCGCGCCGGGCTCGGGCTTGGACTCCAGGTCGAGGTGCGCCGGCTCCTTGGCCTTGGTGGGGGCCTTGGCCGCCTCCACCAGGCCCTTGAGGATGAGGCCGCCCTCCGGGACCTTGTCCGAGCGCCGCTGGGTGGTGAGCACGAAGCGCTGGCCGTCCCCCACGGCGTGCACCTCGCCATCCCGGTCCGTGCGGAACAAGCGCGCGCCGGGCGACTCCAGGCGGCGGAGCACGTCCGGGGACGGGGCGCTCTCCGGGTTGCCCCGGCCCGTGGACAGCACGGCGCCCTGGGGCTGCACGGCCTCGAGGAACGCGGCGCTGGTGGCGGTGCCCAGGCCGTGCGCGCCCACCTTGAGCAGCGTGGAGCGCACGGGCACCTCCAGCTCCAGCAGGCGCCGCTCGGTCTGCTCCCGGGCATCGCCCATGAGCAGCACGGAGGTGGTGCCGTGGGTGAGCCGCAGGACGATGGAGTTGCTCTCCACGGCCCCGTCGCCGATGAGCAGTTTCTCGGTGGGCACGCGCGGCCAGAGCACGCTCAGCTCCGTGTCTCCGCCGAGCGGCAGCTTGAGGGGCTCCGCGCCCGGGGACTCCGGGGAGAAGATCTCCACGCCCTTGGCCGCGAGCGAGGCGAGCAGCGCGTCGTAGTCCGAGGGGGTGTTGGGCAGCTGGGGCTCGAGCAGCCGACGCGCGCCCACCGCGCCCACGGCCGCGGTCAGGCCGCCGTAGTGGTCGAGGTGGGGGTGGGTGAGGATGACCAGGTCGAGCTTGTTGGTGAGCAGCTCCGGCAGGCGGTTGGCCAGGTGGGTGCCCGCGAACGGCGGGCCGGCGTCGATGAGCACCGTGTGCCCGTCGGGCGAGACGATGAGCGTGGCGTCGCCCTGGTCCACGTCGAGGAAGTAGACGTGCAGCTTGCCGTCGGGACGCGGCCCGAAGTAGCGCAGCGCCGGGGCGGCCGGGGCGGCCTTCTCCACGGGCGGGGGCGCCGAGGCGGGCTGCTCGCAGGCCCCCAGCAGGCAGAGGCTCAGCAGCGCGGCCAGCGTCGAGATGCGACTCATGGTTTGCAGTCCTCCGAGGGACGGCGTTCCTTCATGGCGGAGGCGCGGTCCGGGTACACCGTGCGCTCCTGGGTCTTGGCCCGCTTGAGCGTGGCGCAGTCCTCGCGGTGGAAGACCTTGCTGCCCTTGAGGCTCACGAACCGGCCACCCTCGCCCCGGGGGGACGGGCCGCGCGGCTCGACGGAAATCTCCACCGGCCCGCTCTTCGTCCCGCGCGGCGTGTCCACCGGGGGCACGGCCCGCGCGCCCAGGCCCCGCACCACCACGGGCGCCGCGGCCGAGCCCCGGGCGGCGGTGAGGGTGACGCGCTCGCCGTCGCTCACCGCGCGCACCTCGCCGTCCCGGTCCGTGCGCCAGACGCGCGCGCCCACCTGGCCCAGCCTGTCCAGCGCCTCGCGCGTGGGGTGCCCGTAGTCGTTGCGCGCCCCACAGGAGATGACGGCCGCCTGGGGCCGCACCGCCTCGAGGAAGGGCGCCGTGGAGGAGTAGCGGCCGCCGTGGTGCGCCACCTTGAGCACGGTGGCCGAGTAGTCCTGGGGCTGGCGCAGCAGCCGCGCCTCCGTCTCCGGCTCCGCGTCCCCGGTGAACAGGAACGAGGTGTCGCCATAGGTCAGCTTGGCGACGATGGAGTTGGAGTTGGCGTCCGAGCGCGTGTTCTTCAGGAAGGGCTCCTGGGGCACGCGGGGCCAGAAGATGGAGAGCGTGGCGCCCTCGCCCAGGCCGATGCTCAGGGGCGCGTCGGGCGTGGCCGCGTTGGGCGTGGGCGTCATCACCTGCCCGGCCTCCTGGCCCACCACGTCCAGCACCTTGCGGTACGCGTCGCTCGGGTGGTCGAAGCCCGGGTCCATGAAGCGCCGCACCCCCACCGTCTGGATGACCCGGGACATGCCGCCCAGGTGGTCCAGGTGCGGGTGGGTGAGGATGATGAGATCCAACGGGCCGTTGACCAGTTGCTTCACCCGCGACACGAGGGAGATCTGCGCCTCGGGCGGACC includes:
- the ftsY gene encoding signal recognition particle-docking protein FtsY, encoding MQTPTALPFLLAQAPSSEPPAPPVTQPGVPQTGTPPPGGGPVGDVVGIGVAVLLVALMVAAARKLFFKRRPELPGQKPAPEDTPALPEARPELRVQLPPSEAELARQREAEEIHARAEALGRQREEAARAARATTDSAERARLEAQVRELKAREEEEKRVEYRARKALEDETRERRKREREESERLVREEQARAAAAVEEARLAEEAAARAKVQAEAGRTLAQGLDKTRSQGFMARLNGLFGSNRQVDESVLAEMEEILFTADIGVRTASNLVEVARDKLKRNELGDASRIKALIRDEVTRIVDLPVPRTLEGGGPPHVVMVVGVNGAGKTTTIGKLSAQLTGQGKKVVLAAGDTFRAAATEQLDVWAERAGAQLVKGAEGGDPGSVIFDAVKKAQAEGADVVIADTAGRLHTKVSLMDELKKVKRTIDKAMPGAPHEVLLVLDSTNGQNAIQQARQFHDAVGVTALALTKLDGTAKGGVIIGICDELKLPVVWVGVGEKIADLRRFNPKEFVQALFD
- a CDS encoding M1 family aminopeptidase — translated: MPGMPAHPRPWPLVALLLVPGFASAGDLVPPEVQFSLQHLKPEEKARAAQALGPLEALSNYQVQLEVDAPGRSVKGHLRVESRVKERALEAVYLRVTPNAFDPRMTLDGAKVNGQSVTLERPEHGLYRLALPAPVAPGGALVVEVDLEGKVPRAQPGTASLLGALGASAGGSSGGDYGAFSATEDFLSLVGVVPLMPPLDAAGAPWAGPTGVGDLALYEPANVLASVVVPAGWKVHATGVAMGEVPQKDGRVRFSFAAGAVRDFPVFASKGYSSATTTVNGVSVESHFASQDAVAGKRVLKYAGDALGEFERRLGPLPFKTFRVVEAPLSGGAGGMEFPGLVTVGTSLYRSVANPERVLADVPGMEQMKGLLGALGSDAAPLAQLGKMLERTLEFTVAHEVAHQYFAGLVGSDPIASPVVDESLAQYAALLYMEWKYGKAVAEQLRQESLVGAYHMMRMSGGKDAPADRPTSDFHDSLEYGALVYGKAPLLHHASRKLIGDEAFFKGLRAYVDTYRFKWACGDCFTRELAKASPAHARQLERLRVRWWREAHGDEDLGQPNLGALLGGAGLGGQVDAETMKLMKELLPGLLDMGQE
- a CDS encoding zinc ribbon domain-containing protein, whose amino-acid sequence is MREKLKALVELQKVDLEVASLQKAADVHPRQLAELERELGSARSALEAERSRVADIERQKSTLEQNITDEKDKVKKWEARLAEQRSTREYSALAREIDIAKKANQTMADELVELSKTLGAAREAIKGKEAEFAKRQEDLSGRMTDLRSKQSQAEGQVKELETKRASVSSSVDATLLRRYETIRKKKLPAMVGVVFGGTCLGCRMNVPPQLYNNLRVSLGTDVCPSCNRIIYAVEALETPASEK
- a CDS encoding rhomboid family intramembrane serine protease, with the translated sequence MTPPSRPPGPLELPPEPERNEAPLPPEDPPAARLPRPPPVCMAVIGGAVALFVLDTLLSGGGTVNGRMGPVFQQLALYGPLVDAGQYWRTLGFIFAHGGLLHLGFNMWVAYSLGGPFERAIGSGRFLLLSIIAALGSSAFALLFNFNVATVGASGMILGYGGAMLVTATREFRRGIIFWLVQVAALSLIPGVSWAGHLGGFLFGLPVGIALRSGPRVFARAAPLLLAVAVAVVYITAHPERFGALR
- a CDS encoding GYF domain-containing protein; amino-acid sequence: MNFSCNKCQRRYSIADDKVRGKTVKVRCKNCQNVISVEGPPAEMEESTRVVSLADVERLREQDRSLAEEEAAVQSAQVGGWEDEPTRAMPAAEVAAAWFVMIKSKQEGPLDEPALRALVVEGTISARSYFWQQGMADWKRGQDVPALEFLFVAEEPVAAPVAAPPPMMVAPEPEPEPAPAARSSTSWQPEPAPPSQTTWSTEPEPEPAARGASASTPWESEPEPAPAASAESNAPSAQLGELFSDLDLPQSNPDEDGGERPLVDPGADDERTPLPEPVAAKAGRSANKPVAARRSPALKIALVLVLLVLLPVVLVVALTETQVIPLRVTRVDAQGRATQESVSLFSPEGPGALRDLVTGGGAPPPAAPRPAAPPKSATPAPEPTAPTDAAPGEAPTGETAAAPGAAGTEAVEDDELAALGTSDAAPAGESATGGEAAAPSGPVKGPPQADVARVVDASRPSFKPCIDQALRKNPKLKNGKLLLITTVASSGEVKQVAFDRPDIGASPSGECFNERARELVFPAFSGEDVEVEIPLVLKSR
- a CDS encoding DUF3006 domain-containing protein; this translates as MDRFEEALAVLVVEGREVVRPRAALPPEAREGDVVDLETMRVDAAATEQLREEVRRAREKALAKKAAPPGDFDL
- a CDS encoding TIGR02300 family protein, producing MPASDLGTKFVCFKCSTKFYDMKKPDPLCPKCGANQRESPALKPQPESRRGRLASSKVIEPTPEPEEPEASEDEEGGEFEDEDAEAASDDEDEI
- a CDS encoding PEGA domain-containing protein — encoded protein: MLLRRVLLFALVLCSAAPSFAQDDDLLAPLTPQSSPKSKSKPAKTRKPPAAKGKKPTKVAEPAEDTDLLAPLVKKTELLVKFSGALRGTRLFVDDKEVGPVSRTPVEVEAGEHTIVVRKMGYRDYSRRLTFKEGEVTELNVALEATAAFVSVKADADDVRVSINGEDKGVAPLDSVMVPAGALEIAARREGFRTETQRIAVRAGKDYTIDFKMRPEALAATDQPRAPNLTPAVPAPSPLQPLPPEVATSKPLTSRWYFWAGVGAVVAGAAVGAVMVANSGPPTPDAVCSGPCDAVINAGRPAPVGVSF